In Bufo bufo unplaced genomic scaffold, aBufBuf1.1, whole genome shotgun sequence, the DNA window CCTGCATCTTCAAGTAGGAGTAGTGTCTTAAGAGGCAGGGATTCATCAATCACTGCTCCCGATACAGGCAAGAAGGTGCAGGACAAGCTTGTTAGTCATTTGTCCCCTCATTTGTCTCCTCATCTGTCGCCTCATCTTgcccctcatcttcctcatcgtcaTCCTGCTTCTGGTCCACTTCGGAAGTATCTGACGATTCATGTAGAACCACGTATTCTCTGCTGCTGAAGCCAAATTTCAGTACATCTTTTTCTTTTAGTTCATAGTACCGCTGTGGCTCAATTCTTTGGTTGTTCAGGTAAGTGCCATTGCCAGACCCAAGATCAATGATGTATGGTCTGACCCGTCTACCTAGGGTTCCGTCTGTACGGGTAAACTCCACCATCCTAgaaacagaaataaaaaataaaatttatttttttattaagaatCTTAATTATTCCTGATATTTCCTCAAAGTAGCCGAAATAATGTCCCTTTACAAGATTCACAGCATTATCTCCTGTATATTGGGAGATTAGAAATCAGATCGGGAGTGAAAGCAGCTAAAACCTGCATTCACTTATAGCTGCTATTACTCCTGGTCggatttctaacagctatatctccagcttgttttaaagcttagactgtcagctttcaaagAAGACCAGGCCCATATCTCTAACCTCTACCCAGCCCAAGATTAGAGGAGTTAAAGCAGCCTTACCCCCTCACCCTGCTGCCTGAGATCTGCTCAGGCTGAACTGATAACTCGGGCAAAACTGTTTAATGGGCCAtggcattttccattttttactctgcgtcttcccagagccataactttatttttccgttcacatagccgtatgagggcttgttttttttagggaaaaaaattatactttCTAAAGGCACCATTTACGATTGCATACAATTGTAGTTTAGTTAGGTCCCCCCCAGGGAACTTGAACAAGCAATGATTAGATTAGCATTAGAGTGTATGAGAAGTTTACTGCTTTCCTATgcagccctgccacaggcagacTCTCCATAGGAACCTATGTGCTGCAGCCTCGGATTATTCAGGAGGACCAAGGCTGCCGCACACCCTCTCTGATCCTCGTTAGGGGGAGGCGGTGCATGGCTGGGAGCACGTGCTCCCAGTTTTTGAGCTCTGATGCCATAGTCACAtttaaccatggcatctgaggggttaaacgtgTGCGATTGACATGAATGTTGATTGCATACATTCGCTTAGTCGATTGCCGTTTAAAATAGGAGACACCTGGCGGCTATGGTTGGCTCCGTGTACATTTGTTCACAATTTACTTTTTTCTAATCACCCTAAAGCAGAAGTCCAAGTGATTTACTACTAGGTTAAGTGTCAAAAACATAGTCCCACCATCTTGTAATGGCATTAGCTTTTTACAGCTACTAACCTAAGAACATAGCTAAAAATAAGAAAAGTGGTTTCATTCTGGGCCGACTTTTAATGAAAACGTATACGTTACCTGTACTGCAAGGCAGCATGTTGTTTGGAGCAGGAAGGATGATCAATCGGTATATCAGCAATCCGCCGCTGCCTGCCCAACAGGTATGCACTTTGTCTATGGATGTACATGACAGGGAGAGCCTCGTCATTCTTGAAAGGATACAGCCTCCAGCGTTTCTTGGGGATGCGAGCTTCCGGGGGCTCACTGTACTTTATTACCACACCTCTGAAAGTGTTTGTGTCTTCAAGCAAAGCTCCAGAAAGTTCAAAATTTGGCGCATCCTTATTTTTACTGGCACTGTCGGACTCGTTTCCTGGCTCTTCTTCTTGCTCTTCTCTCTGCCTTCTTTCTCTCCTCCGGTTGTTGTGGAATTTCCTATCTGCTCTCTGCTCTCTTAAGTTGTTCTCCTCCCGCTCCCTTTCTCTGTGTCGGGACACATTGTGACGGCCCCTATCGGTTTGGTCTCTATGTCTGTCCCTCCTGGGTTCCTCTTCCCTATACGTGGGCTGGCGCTCATCATGTGTTCTGTGAGAGTGCTCGTCTCTTTCCTTAGGAAACATTCAATGTAAAGAAGTAAGCAGTCAGCTATACTTTACTATTAAAATTGTTTATAAAGCAAGAATCTGACTAACCACTATGGGGAATAAGGtgtaaaaacttaaaggggttgtctcaattcagcaaatggcatttatcatgtagagaaagttaatacaagacacttaatatattgttattatccatattgcttcctttgctagc includes these proteins:
- the SNIP1 gene encoding smad nuclear-interacting protein 1, with the protein product MMEVRDEGRHKKKRQYSPVPVKEERGSPARRHRAPRSPGDSEGDSPAARRRSRSPGKRKKSSIKRSRSPRNRRHRSASRSPPHLPVKIKQERDEHSHRTHDERQPTYREEEPRRDRHRDQTDRGRHNVSRHREREREENNLREQRADRKFHNNRRRERRQREEQEEEPGNESDSASKNKDAPNFELSGALLEDTNTFRGVVIKYSEPPEARIPKKRWRLYPFKNDEALPVMYIHRQSAYLLGRQRRIADIPIDHPSCSKQHAALQYRMVEFTRTDGTLGRRVRPYIIDLGSGNGTYLNNQRIEPQRYYELKEKDVLKFGFSSREYVVLHESSDTSEVDQKQDDDEEDEGQDEATDEETNEGTND